A stretch of the Glycine soja cultivar W05 chromosome 13, ASM419377v2, whole genome shotgun sequence genome encodes the following:
- the LOC114382255 gene encoding probable receptor-like serine/threonine-protein kinase At5g57670 yields MKMLPPPTAGGASHSGAGDRTVVVGMKMDSHSTELLTWALFKVAQPGDVVLALHVLGNDEIVNREGKSSLFSLVKAFDSILAVYEGFCNLKQVDLKFKICRGSSVRRILVREANAYSATHIIVGSSQGLHIIRPCISVARYCAKKLPKDCWVLAVDNGKIVFKREGSPATRAELKGLDQDHKTRLLGSIHRTISKGSKVLDDDGTGIHEKGCGNGEYSDHSLAKAFLDSKEFVEKKRCSICASEEESCGDASDENNPLAIVPVQTNDAASKPGWPLLRKTIASDKKCSEKSLLRQISVVQWAMQLPSRDLSYAAHQDHKANNCDQNKDQFLALDSKSGALVPVDAEIGTASSPERNSRSIPKELEGLHEKYSSTCRLFEYQELVLATSNFLPENLIGKGGSSQVYRGCLPDGKELAVKILKPSDDVLKEFVLEIEIITTLNHKNIISLLGFCFEDGNLLLVYDFLSRGSLEENLHGNKKNPLVFGWTERYKVAMGVAEALEYLHNNEGQSVIHRDVKSSNVLLSEDFEPQLSDFGLAKWASTSSSHIICTDVAGTFGYMAPEYFMYGKVNDKIDVYAFGVVLLELLSGRKPISGDYPKGQESLVMWASPILNSGKVLQMLDPSLGENYDHEEMERMVLAATLCIRRAPRARPLMSLISKLLGGDPDVIKWARLEANALEAPEMLDGEACPPSNLQSHLNLALLDVEDDSLSMCSVEQNVSLEDYLRGRWSRSSSFD; encoded by the exons ATGAAAATGCTGCCACCTCCCACCGCCGGAGGTGCCTCCCACAGCGGCGCCGGTGACCGCACCGTGGTGGTGGGCATGAAGATGGACTCTCACAGCACCGAGTTGCTCACTTGGGCTCTGTTCAAAGTGGCTCAGCCCGGTGATGTTGTGCTTGCTCTTCATGTTCTTGGGAATGATG AAATTGTGAATCGAGAAGGGAAATCCTCGTTGTTTTCACTTGTCAAAGCATTTGACTCTATTCTTGCCGTTTATGAAGGATTCTGCAATTTGAAACAG GTGGATCTTAAGTTCAAAATATGCCGGGGTTCATCAGTGAGGAGAATTTTGGTTCGAGAAGCGAATGCTTATTCTGCAACACACATCATAGTTGGAAGTTCTCAAGGTCTTCATATAATTCGGCCATGTATATCTGTGGCAAGGTACTGTGCTAAGAAGTTACCAAAGGATTGTTGGGTTCTTGCTGTTGATAATGGGAAAATCGTGTTCAAGAGAGAAGGGTCACCCGCAACTCGTGCTGAATTGAAag GACTTGACCAGGATCACAAAACTCGGTTGCTCGGTTCGATTCATAGGACAATCAGCAAGGGTTCAAAAGTGCTAGATGATGATGGTACAGGGATTCATGAAAAGGGTTGTGGTAATGGTGAATATTCAGATCACAGTTTGGCTAAGGCTTTTTTGGATTCTAAAGAATTCGTTGAGAAGAAGAGGTGCTCTATTTGTGCTTCAGAAGAAGAGTCTTGTGGTGATGCTTCTGATGAGAATAACCCTTTGGCAATAGTGCCTGTGCAGACCAACGATGCTGCTTCTAAACCAGGTTGGCCGCTGCTTCGTAAGACAATTGCATCTGACAAGAAATGTTCCGAAAAATCACTGTTGCGCCAGATCTCGGTGGTACAATGGGCAATGCAGCTACCCTCTAGAGATCTTTCATATGCTGCACATCAAGACCATAAAGCAAACAATTGTGACCAAAATAAGGATCAGTTTTTGGCTCTGGATAGCAAGAGTGGTGCTCTTGTTCCAGTGGATGCCGAAATAGGAACTGCTTCTTCGCCTGAACGCAATTCGAGAAGCATTCCTAAGGAATTGGAGGGCCTTCATGAGAAATATTCTTCCACTTGCAGATTGTTTGAGTACCAAGAACTTGTATTGGCAACATCAAATTTCTTGCCAG AAAATTTGATTGGGAAAGGAGGAAGTAGTCAGGTTTATAGAGGTTGCCTTCCTGATGGCAAGGAACTTGCTGTTAAGATCTTAAAGCCATCTGATGATGTTTTGAAGGAGTTTGttctagaaatagaaattatcACTACCTTAAATCACAAAAACATTATTTCCCTCCTTGGATTCTGCTTTGAAGATGGCAATCTTCTTTTGGTCTATGATTTCTTATCAAGAGGAAGCCTTGAAGAGAATCTCCATG GTAATAAGAAAAATCCACTTGTGTTTGGTTGGACTGAGAGATACAAGGTGGCAATGGGTGTTGCTGAGGCTTTGGAGTATCTGCATAATAATGAAGGCCAATCTGTGATCCATCGCGATGTAAAATCATCAAATGTGTTGCTATCTGAGGATTTTGAACCCCAG CTCTCTGACTTTGGACTTGCTAAATGGGCATCAACCTCATCATCACATATAATTTGCACAGATGTTGCTGGAACCTTTGG TTACATGGCTCCTGAATACTTCATGTATGGCAAAGTAAATGACAAGATTGATGTCTATGCATTTGGTGTAGTGCTTCTTGAGCTTCTTTCAGGGAGAAAGCCCATAAGTGGTGATTATCCCAAAGGTCAAGAGAGCCTTGTCATGTGG GCAAGTCCAATTCTAAATAGTGGAAAGGTGTTACAAATGTTAGATCCAAGTTTGGGTGAGAACTATGATCATGAAGAGATGGAAAGGATGGTCTTGGCAGCTACACTTTGTATCAGACGTGCTCCAAGGGCTAGGCCTCTAATGAGCCTT ATCTCTAAGCTCCTTGGAGGTGATCCTGATGTGATCAAGTGGGCAAGACTAGAAGCTAATGCTTTGGAAGCACCAGAAATGCTTGATGGTGAAGCTTGTCCACCTTCCAATTTGCAGTCACATCTCAACCTTGCATTGCTTGATGTGGAGGACGACTCGCTCTCCATGTGCAGCGTTGAGCAAAACGTCTCGTTGGAGGACTACTTGAGAGGCCGGTGGAGTCGCTCATCAAGCTTTGATTAA